The Pseudomonas fluorescens genome includes a window with the following:
- a CDS encoding TetR/AcrR family transcriptional regulator, with protein MAIKEGLRPGGRSARVQESIHSAVRDLLQEQDRATLTVPQIAARAGVTPSTIYRRWGDLPALLADVAIARLRPDSDPANTGSLRGDLLAWAEQYLDEMSSEPGRNMMRDIQACATAGYCVGIISRQLQIILDRYPDEPNPGVERLINVIVAPTVFRILFASAPLGVEELHRLVDIALSQ; from the coding sequence ATGGCGATTAAAGAAGGTTTACGCCCAGGCGGTAGAAGCGCCCGGGTCCAAGAGTCGATTCATTCGGCGGTCCGCGACCTGCTGCAAGAGCAGGACCGCGCGACCCTGACCGTGCCGCAAATCGCTGCGCGCGCTGGCGTGACGCCGTCCACCATCTACCGGCGCTGGGGTGATCTGCCGGCGCTGCTGGCCGACGTCGCCATCGCTCGTTTGCGCCCCGACAGCGACCCCGCCAACACCGGCAGCCTGCGCGGCGACCTGCTCGCCTGGGCCGAACAGTACCTGGACGAAATGAGTTCCGAGCCCGGTCGCAACATGATGCGCGACATCCAGGCCTGCGCCACTGCGGGGTATTGCGTGGGGATCATCAGCCGTCAGTTGCAGATCATTCTGGATCGCTATCCCGATGAGCCCAATCCAGGCGTCGAACGGCTGATCAATGTGATCGTGGCGCCGACGGTGTTTCGCATCCTCTTTGCTAGCGCGCCGCTGGGGGTCGAGGAGTTGCATCGGTTGGTGGATATTGCGTTGAGTCAGTAA
- a CDS encoding MFS transporter, translated as MSRPASTRASLIFLALTLLGFLAASSAPTPLYHLYQEQLQFSPAVLTLIFGVYAFSLLAALLTVGSLSDYLGRKPVIFVALLLNMLAMLLFISADNVAWLISARLIQGFATGMATSVLGAALLDFDRRQGPLITSVAPLLGMACGALGCGLLAEFAPRPLQLTYWILLGLFLLQAVYIWRLAESVSPQPGAWQSLRPTLHVPIQARRALWLILSLNLAAWAVGGFYLSLAPSLVRAATGSTSNLIGGALVAVLTLTGALSIYTLRNQGADKMLRLAASLLVIGLALVLLAVHGASLPLFFVGTLVTGSGFGAGFLGALRSIMPLALPHERAGLMSAFYVLSYLAFSLPSLLAGNLTRVFGLIPTTDGYGAVLIVLSTGALLGLLRQSVKPLGDGVRP; from the coding sequence ATGTCCCGTCCAGCTTCGACCCGCGCCAGCCTGATATTCCTGGCGCTCACCTTGCTCGGTTTTCTCGCCGCGTCCAGTGCGCCGACGCCGTTGTACCACCTCTACCAGGAACAATTGCAATTTTCCCCGGCCGTCCTGACGCTGATTTTCGGTGTGTACGCCTTCAGTCTGCTGGCGGCTTTGCTGACGGTGGGTTCGTTGTCGGATTACTTGGGCCGCAAACCGGTGATTTTCGTGGCGCTGTTGCTCAATATGCTGGCGATGCTGCTGTTCATCAGCGCCGACAACGTTGCCTGGTTGATCAGTGCCCGATTGATCCAGGGATTTGCCACCGGCATGGCCACCAGCGTGCTGGGGGCTGCCTTGCTGGATTTCGACCGTCGCCAAGGCCCATTGATCACCAGTGTCGCACCGCTGTTGGGCATGGCGTGCGGGGCGCTCGGTTGCGGCCTGCTGGCGGAATTCGCGCCGCGGCCTTTGCAACTGACGTACTGGATCCTGCTCGGGTTGTTCCTGCTCCAGGCTGTTTATATCTGGCGCCTGGCGGAGAGCGTCAGTCCGCAGCCTGGCGCCTGGCAGTCACTGCGTCCGACCTTGCATGTGCCAATCCAGGCGCGGCGCGCCTTGTGGTTGATCCTGTCGCTGAACCTGGCGGCCTGGGCGGTGGGCGGCTTTTATCTGTCCCTGGCACCTTCGCTGGTGCGGGCCGCGACGGGATCGACGTCCAACCTGATTGGCGGCGCGCTGGTGGCGGTGTTGACGCTTACCGGCGCGCTGTCCATTTATACGCTGCGCAACCAGGGGGCAGACAAGATGCTGCGTCTGGCCGCCAGCCTGTTGGTGATTGGCCTGGCGCTGGTGTTGCTCGCGGTGCACGGCGCCAGCTTGCCGTTGTTCTTTGTCGGCACATTGGTCACTGGCAGTGGTTTCGGCGCCGGGTTCCTGGGGGCACTGCGCAGCATCATGCCGCTGGCCTTGCCCCACGAGCGGGCCGGCTTGATGTCGGCGTTCTATGTCCTCAGTTACCTGGCCTTCAGTCTTCCATCGCTGTTGGCCGGGAACCTGACCCGGGTATTCGGGTTGATTCCGACCACCGATGGCTATGGCGCGGTGCTGATCGTGTTGTCGACAGGCGCCTTGCTAGGGCTGTTGCGTCAATCTGTAAAACCACTGGGAGACGGGGTTCGACCTTGA
- a CDS encoding TDT family transporter, translating to MTCCAAKNRLRPLSHLPGPLEAVRQFTPNWFAVVMGTGVLALALAQWPGNVPGLRLLGEGLWLFNILLFVVFAGLYTARWLLFFDEARRIFGHSTVSMFFGTIPMGLATIINGFLVFGLPRWGNGVVPLAEALWWIDVAMSLACGVLIPFLMFTRQEHRIDQMTAVWLLPVVAAEVAAASGGLMAPHLADAHGQLVMLVTSYVLWAFSLPVAFSILTILLLRMALHKLPHENMAASSWLALGPIGTGALGMLLLGNDAPLIFAANGLSGVGEIAAGLGLIAGITLWGLGLWWMLMALLITVRYLRAGIPFNLGWWGFTFPLGVYALTTLKLSELLSLGFFSVFGAVLVVMLVVMWLIVGRRTVQGAWHGELFVSPCIAGLAK from the coding sequence ATGACATGCTGCGCTGCAAAAAACCGCTTGCGTCCATTGAGCCATTTGCCCGGGCCGCTGGAGGCTGTTCGCCAATTCACGCCTAACTGGTTTGCCGTGGTGATGGGCACCGGTGTGCTGGCGTTGGCTTTGGCGCAATGGCCCGGAAACGTACCGGGCCTGCGCTTACTCGGTGAAGGGTTGTGGTTGTTCAACATCCTGTTGTTCGTGGTGTTCGCCGGCTTGTACACGGCTCGTTGGCTGTTGTTCTTCGACGAGGCGCGGCGGATCTTCGGCCACTCCACGGTTTCGATGTTCTTCGGCACCATTCCCATGGGGCTGGCGACCATCATCAACGGCTTTTTGGTATTCGGGCTGCCGCGCTGGGGCAACGGTGTGGTGCCGTTGGCCGAAGCGTTATGGTGGATCGACGTGGCCATGTCGCTGGCCTGTGGTGTGCTGATCCCATTCTTGATGTTCACCCGCCAGGAACACCGCATCGACCAGATGACCGCCGTGTGGCTCTTGCCGGTGGTGGCCGCCGAAGTCGCGGCGGCCAGTGGCGGGCTGATGGCACCGCATCTGGCCGACGCTCATGGGCAACTGGTCATGCTGGTGACCAGCTACGTGCTCTGGGCCTTTTCCCTGCCGGTGGCGTTCAGCATCCTGACGATTTTGCTGTTGCGCATGGCGCTGCACAAACTGCCTCACGAAAACATGGCCGCCTCGAGCTGGCTGGCCCTCGGCCCGATCGGCACTGGCGCCCTGGGCATGTTGCTGCTGGGCAACGATGCCCCACTGATTTTTGCCGCCAATGGCCTGTCCGGCGTGGGCGAAATCGCCGCCGGGTTGGGCCTGATAGCTGGTATCACGCTGTGGGGGCTGGGGTTGTGGTGGATGTTGATGGCGCTGCTGATCACCGTGCGCTACTTGCGCGCAGGCATTCCCTTCAACCTCGGCTGGTGGGGCTTTACCTTTCCCCTGGGCGTGTACGCGTTGACCACGTTGAAGCTTTCGGAGCTGCTGAGCCTGGGTTTTTTCAGCGTGTTCGGGGCTGTGCTGGTGGTGATGCTGGTGGTGATGTGGCTGATCGTCGGACGGCGTACGGTGCAGGGCGCCTGGCACGGTGAGTTGTTTGTGTCGCCCTGCATTGCAGGGCTGGCGAAATAA
- a CDS encoding MFS transporter — protein MSHPSQFTLLRTRRFLPFFITQSLGAFNDNIFKQSLILAILYKLTIEGDRSIWVNLCALLFILPFFLFSALAGQFGEKFAKDALIRLIKLGEIVIMAVGAVGFLFDHLSLMLVALFAMGTHSALFGPVKYSILPQALREEELVGGNGLVEMGTFLAILAGTIGAGIMMSSAHYAPVVSTAIIGVAVLGYLASRGIPRAAAASPQMRLNWNIFSQSWATLKLGLGQTPAVSRSIVGNSWFWFVGAIYLTQIPAYAKEWMHGDETVVTLILTVFSVGIALGSMLCEKLSGRKVEIGLVPFGSFGLTVFGLLLWWHSGGIPDSVDGHGWLEVLGFGHAWLVLIDILGLGVFGGFYIVPLYALIQSRTVENERARVIAANNILNALFMVVSAIVSIVLLSLAKLSIPQLFLVVSLLNIGVNAYIFKIVPEFSMRFMIWLLSHSMYRVEHRNLEAIPDEGAALLVCNHVSFVDALLIGGAVRRPIRFVMYYKIYNLPVLNFIFRTAGTIPIAGRQEDIHIYEKAFSRIAQYLKDGELVCIFPEGKLTADGEINEFKSGLTRILQETPVPVIPLALQGLWGSFFSRDPSKGMFRRFWSRVTLVAGSAVAVEAATPSSLQALVGDLRGTVR, from the coding sequence ATGAGTCACCCTTCGCAGTTCACCTTGCTTCGCACGCGGCGTTTCCTGCCGTTCTTCATCACGCAGTCCTTGGGCGCGTTCAACGACAACATTTTCAAGCAGTCGCTGATCCTCGCCATCCTCTACAAATTGACCATCGAGGGGGACCGCTCGATTTGGGTCAACCTCTGCGCGCTGCTGTTTATCCTGCCGTTCTTTCTGTTCTCGGCGCTGGCGGGGCAGTTCGGGGAAAAATTCGCCAAGGACGCGTTGATTCGCCTGATCAAGCTCGGCGAAATCGTCATCATGGCGGTGGGTGCAGTAGGGTTTCTGTTCGATCACTTATCGCTGATGCTGGTGGCGTTATTCGCCATGGGCACGCATTCGGCGTTGTTCGGCCCGGTGAAGTACTCGATCCTGCCCCAGGCCTTGCGTGAGGAAGAGTTGGTCGGCGGCAATGGCCTGGTGGAAATGGGCACCTTCCTGGCGATCCTGGCCGGCACCATAGGCGCCGGGATCATGATGTCCTCGGCGCATTACGCACCCGTAGTGTCCACCGCGATCATCGGCGTTGCCGTGCTCGGTTACCTGGCCAGCCGCGGCATTCCGCGCGCGGCCGCGGCCTCGCCACAGATGCGCCTGAACTGGAACATCTTCAGCCAATCCTGGGCCACCCTGAAACTGGGGTTGGGGCAAACCCCGGCAGTGTCCCGTTCGATTGTCGGCAACTCCTGGTTCTGGTTCGTCGGTGCGATCTACCTGACGCAGATCCCCGCCTATGCCAAGGAGTGGATGCACGGTGACGAAACCGTGGTGACCTTGATCCTGACGGTGTTCTCGGTAGGGATCGCCTTGGGTTCGATGCTCTGCGAAAAGCTTTCCGGGCGCAAAGTCGAGATCGGCCTGGTGCCGTTCGGCTCGTTCGGGCTGACGGTGTTCGGCCTGCTGTTGTGGTGGCATTCCGGTGGAATCCCCGACAGCGTCGATGGCCATGGTTGGCTTGAAGTACTCGGTTTCGGTCACGCCTGGCTGGTATTGATCGACATCCTTGGCCTGGGTGTCTTCGGTGGTTTCTACATCGTGCCGCTGTACGCCTTGATCCAGTCGCGCACCGTCGAAAACGAACGGGCGCGAGTGATCGCTGCCAACAACATTCTCAACGCCTTGTTCATGGTGGTTTCGGCGATTGTCTCCATCGTCTTGCTGAGCCTGGCCAAGTTGTCGATCCCGCAGTTGTTCCTGGTGGTGTCGTTGCTGAACATCGGCGTCAACGCCTACATCTTCAAGATCGTCCCCGAGTTCAGCATGCGTTTCATGATCTGGCTGCTGAGCCATTCCATGTACCGCGTGGAGCACCGCAACCTGGAGGCGATACCGGATGAAGGGGCTGCGCTGTTGGTGTGCAACCACGTCTCCTTCGTCGATGCCTTGCTGATTGGCGGCGCGGTACGTCGGCCGATTCGCTTCGTGATGTACTACAAGATCTACAACTTGCCAGTGCTGAATTTCATCTTCCGTACCGCTGGGACGATTCCGATTGCCGGGCGTCAGGAAGACATCCATATCTACGAAAAGGCCTTCAGCCGAATCGCGCAATACCTGAAGGACGGTGAGCTGGTGTGCATCTTCCCGGAAGGAAAACTGACGGCTGACGGTGAGATCAATGAGTTCAAGAGCGGGCTGACGCGCATCCTCCAGGAAACTCCGGTGCCGGTGATTCCCCTGGCGCTGCAGGGCTTGTGGGGCAGTTTTTTCAGTCGCGATCCGAGCAAGGGCATGTTCCGCCGGTTCTGGTCGCGGGTGACGTTGGTGGCGGGTTCGGCGGTCGCGGTAGAGGCGGCAACGCCTTCGAGTTTACAGGCGTTGGTGGGAGACTTGCGCGGCACCGTCCGCTAG
- the sugE gene encoding quaternary ammonium compound efflux SMR transporter SugE, producing MSWIILFFAGLFEVGWAVGLKYTDGFSRPLPTALTIAAMAISLGLLGLAMKELPLGTAYAIWTGVGAVGTVIAGIILFGESMALVRLASVALIVAGLIGLKVSA from the coding sequence ATGTCCTGGATCATTCTGTTTTTTGCCGGCCTGTTCGAAGTCGGCTGGGCTGTCGGCCTGAAATACACCGACGGTTTCAGCCGCCCTCTCCCCACTGCACTGACAATCGCCGCCATGGCGATCAGCCTCGGCCTGCTCGGCCTTGCAATGAAGGAACTGCCGCTGGGCACGGCCTATGCGATCTGGACCGGGGTCGGTGCCGTGGGCACGGTGATCGCCGGGATCATTCTGTTCGGTGAGTCGATGGCGCTGGTTCGGTTGGCCAGTGTGGCGTTGATCGTTGCGGGGTTGATCGGGCTCAAGGTCAGCGCTTGA
- a CDS encoding bile acid:sodium symporter family protein: MRALAALSRFVGNTFAYWVLFFAVVAFLQPVWFIGLKSAIVPLLGLVMFGMGLTLKLEDFAEVARHPWRVALGVVAHFVIMPGVAWLLCQVFHLPPEIAVGVILVGCCPSGTSSNVMTWLARGDLALSVAIAAVTTLLAPLLTPALIWLLASAWLPVSFMELFWSILQVVLLPIVLGVVAQRLLGDKVRHAVEVLPLVSVVSIVIIVTAVVAASQAKIAESGLLIMAVVMLHNSFGFLLGYFTGHLFKLPLAQRKSLALEVGMQNSGLGAALASAHFSPLAAVPSALFSVWHNISGALLSTYFRRMSEKQDRELQARPAAD; the protein is encoded by the coding sequence ATGCGCGCATTGGCTGCATTGAGTCGCTTTGTCGGCAATACCTTCGCTTACTGGGTACTGTTTTTCGCAGTGGTGGCGTTTCTGCAGCCGGTCTGGTTCATCGGTCTAAAAAGCGCCATCGTGCCGCTGCTGGGCCTGGTGATGTTCGGCATGGGCCTGACCCTCAAGCTCGAAGACTTCGCCGAAGTCGCACGCCATCCCTGGCGCGTGGCCCTCGGCGTGGTCGCGCATTTCGTGATCATGCCCGGTGTGGCCTGGTTGCTCTGCCAGGTGTTCCACCTGCCACCGGAAATCGCCGTCGGCGTGATTCTGGTGGGCTGCTGCCCAAGCGGCACCTCGTCGAATGTCATGACCTGGCTGGCCCGTGGCGACCTGGCCCTGTCGGTGGCCATCGCCGCCGTCACCACCCTGCTCGCGCCGCTGCTGACCCCGGCGCTGATCTGGCTGCTGGCCTCGGCCTGGCTGCCGGTATCGTTCATGGAGCTGTTCTGGTCGATCCTGCAAGTGGTGCTGCTGCCTATCGTGTTGGGCGTGGTGGCGCAACGGCTGCTGGGGGACAAGGTCCGTCATGCCGTGGAAGTATTGCCATTGGTGTCGGTGGTGAGCATCGTCATCATCGTCACTGCGGTGGTGGCCGCCAGCCAGGCAAAAATTGCCGAGTCGGGCCTGTTGATCATGGCCGTGGTGATGCTGCACAACAGCTTCGGCTTTTTGCTGGGTTACTTCACCGGGCATCTGTTCAAGCTGCCGCTGGCCCAGCGTAAATCCCTGGCGCTGGAAGTCGGCATGCAGAACTCCGGCCTGGGCGCGGCGTTGGCCAGCGCGCACTTTTCGCCACTGGCGGCGGTACCCAGCGCGCTGTTCAGCGTCTGGCACAACATTTCCGGGGCTCTGCTCTCGACGTACTTCCGGCGCATGAGCGAAAAACAGGACCGTGAACTACAGGCCCGTCCAGCGGCGGACTGA
- the rdgC gene encoding recombination-associated protein RdgC — translation MWFKNLLIYRLTQDLPFDAEALETALATKLARPCASQELTTYGFVAPFGKGEDAPLVHVSQDFLLIAARKEERILPGSVVRDALKEKVEEIEAEQMRKVYKKERDQLKDEIIQAFLPRAFIRRSSTFAAIAPKQGLILVNSASPKRAEDLLSTLREVIGSLPVRPLTVKMAPTATMTDWVKTQKAADDFFVLDECELRDTHEDGGIVRCKRQDLTSDEIQLHLNTGKVVTQLSLAWQDKLSFVLDDKMVVKRLKFEDLLQDQAEQDGGDEALGQLDASFTLMMLTFGEFLPALVEALGGEEIPQGI, via the coding sequence ATGTGGTTCAAAAACCTGCTTATCTATCGCCTGACCCAAGATCTGCCTTTTGATGCCGAGGCGTTGGAAACTGCACTGGCCACCAAACTGGCGCGTCCATGTGCAAGCCAGGAGTTGACCACTTACGGTTTCGTCGCGCCGTTTGGCAAAGGCGAAGACGCGCCATTGGTGCATGTCAGCCAGGATTTCCTGCTGATCGCCGCGCGCAAGGAAGAACGCATCCTGCCTGGCAGCGTCGTGCGTGATGCCTTGAAGGAAAAGGTCGAAGAGATCGAAGCCGAGCAAATGCGCAAGGTCTATAAAAAGGAACGGGACCAGCTCAAGGATGAAATCATCCAGGCGTTCCTGCCGCGCGCGTTCATCCGTCGCTCGTCCACCTTCGCCGCCATCGCGCCGAAACAGGGCCTGATCCTGGTGAACTCCGCCAGCCCGAAACGCGCCGAAGACCTGCTGTCTACCCTGCGCGAAGTGATCGGCTCGCTGCCGGTACGTCCACTGACGGTAAAAATGGCCCCGACTGCCACCATGACCGACTGGGTCAAGACCCAGAAAGCCGCGGACGATTTCTTCGTGCTCGATGAATGCGAACTGCGCGACACCCACGAAGACGGCGGCATCGTGCGCTGCAAGCGCCAGGACCTGACCAGCGACGAAATCCAGCTGCACTTGAACACCGGCAAGGTCGTCACGCAACTGTCCCTGGCGTGGCAGGACAAGCTGTCCTTCGTGCTCGACGACAAGATGGTGGTCAAGCGCCTGAAATTCGAAGACCTGCTGCAGGACCAGGCGGAACAGGACGGAGGCGACGAAGCCCTTGGCCAACTGGACGCCAGTTTCACGCTGATGATGTTGACGTTCGGCGAGTTCCTGCCGGCGCTGGTTGAAGCCTTGGGTGGGGAAGAGATTCCGCAAGGTATCTAA
- a CDS encoding catalase family protein → MLITLWLRLGAFLGKTLLWLLGIGLLGWALSTAWFAWQHKGPVPDKEQVAPGEAAMTQDIIQTAIRIVDQHRESTRYLRDAHAKAHGCVMAEVQVPSDLPAPLRQGVFAEPGKVWQATIRLSNGNAYPQFDSLRDARGMAIKLTNVPGKQLLADRQSQGEQDFVMFNHPNFFVSDVAEYRQNVAAQADGKKAMAFFPSLDPRSWQIRHLFIALATLSPPPASPTQTTYFSVSPYKFGEANAKFRVAPDPDSCPSYTLPAQNQDLPNFLRSALNQQLSTDRVPACFVLQIQRQDPSKYMPIEDTSIEWQESDAPFETVARIKVPAQDFDTPKLNLACDNQSFNPWFGIEAHRPIGGINRLRKAVYEAVSDYRHSRNAEQ, encoded by the coding sequence ATGTTGATCACGCTCTGGCTGCGCCTCGGTGCCTTTTTGGGCAAGACGCTCCTGTGGCTGCTGGGCATCGGGCTGCTCGGCTGGGCACTGTCCACGGCCTGGTTTGCCTGGCAACACAAGGGACCGGTCCCGGACAAGGAACAGGTGGCGCCCGGCGAAGCGGCCATGACCCAGGACATCATCCAGACCGCTATTCGCATCGTCGATCAGCACCGCGAAAGCACGCGTTATCTGCGCGATGCCCACGCCAAGGCCCACGGCTGTGTCATGGCCGAAGTCCAGGTACCGAGCGACCTGCCGGCACCATTGCGCCAAGGGGTATTCGCCGAGCCGGGGAAGGTCTGGCAGGCGACGATTCGCCTGTCCAACGGCAACGCCTATCCGCAGTTCGACAGCCTGCGCGATGCACGGGGGATGGCGATCAAGCTGACGAACGTACCGGGCAAGCAACTGCTCGCTGATCGGCAATCACAAGGTGAGCAGGATTTCGTGATGTTCAACCATCCGAACTTCTTTGTCAGTGATGTCGCCGAATATCGTCAGAATGTGGCGGCTCAGGCTGACGGGAAAAAGGCGATGGCCTTTTTTCCGAGCCTCGACCCGCGCAGTTGGCAGATTCGGCATTTATTCATCGCCCTGGCGACCCTCTCACCGCCACCGGCCAGTCCGACCCAGACCACTTACTTCTCGGTATCGCCCTATAAGTTCGGTGAGGCCAACGCCAAGTTTCGCGTCGCACCGGATCCGGACAGTTGCCCAAGCTACACCTTGCCGGCCCAGAACCAGGACCTGCCGAACTTCTTGCGTAGCGCATTGAACCAGCAGTTATCCACAGATCGGGTGCCGGCGTGTTTTGTCTTGCAGATCCAGCGCCAGGATCCGAGCAAGTACATGCCGATCGAAGACACCAGTATTGAATGGCAGGAAAGTGATGCGCCGTTCGAGACCGTGGCACGGATCAAGGTTCCGGCTCAGGATTTTGATACGCCCAAGCTGAACCTGGCTTGTGATAATCAGTCGTTCAATCCTTGGTTCGGCATTGAGGCGCATCGGCCTATTGGTGGGATCAATCGCTTGCGTAAAGCGGTGTATGAGGCGGTCAGCGACTACCGTCACAGCCGTAACGCCGAGCAATAG
- a CDS encoding di-heme-cytochrome C peroxidase has protein sequence MRLLSRILLLLLALLIIVVAVVLYYVANPRLPFYTPVEQVNYLDQWSAAERQTYYFTPQGTQVKGLRYDWFTALELPFSQQRFASPEYLARFGFLVDPAQKASSANPGNLPVGFARHQNPGSTEQFLDITCAACHTGELRFKGQAIRIDGGTAQHVLPSSVPTLRGGSFGQALVASLASTYYNPWKFERFARKVLGKDYEARHEELRKAFKASLDTFLRVAWNDTHRGLYPTEEGPGRTDAFGRIANASFGDAISPQNYRVANAPVDYPQLWDIWTFDWVQWNGSAQQPMARNVGEALGVGATLNFFDAQGKPLQGDARYPSSVRVRDLNKIEETLQLLKPPVWPQALLGPIDKPLAAKGRALFTENCVGCHVPKVVQGPDRPVQQLHMLPVQVIGTDPGTANNIADHRFDLTSLQWDPAELAKLEVQLHPTPTEPLDLSQLSVAKGLAYVTAFVENRAYRDAGVTPAERPALDGFGLPIGVRELRAYKARPLAGVWATPPFLHNGSVPTIYQLLSPQDERATTFYKGNFEYDPRHLGYRTEAFTNGFLFDTRITGNHNSGHEFRAGERGNGVIGRLLQPQERWALLEYLKVLGGPLESQL, from the coding sequence GTGCGCCTTCTCTCTCGCATCCTCTTGCTGCTCCTCGCGCTGCTGATCATTGTCGTGGCCGTGGTGCTTTATTACGTCGCCAATCCTCGCTTGCCGTTCTACACGCCCGTCGAACAGGTGAATTACCTGGACCAATGGAGTGCCGCCGAGCGCCAGACGTATTACTTCACACCCCAGGGCACCCAGGTCAAAGGCCTGCGCTACGACTGGTTCACCGCCCTCGAATTACCGTTTTCACAACAACGCTTCGCATCGCCCGAGTACCTGGCGCGCTTTGGGTTCCTGGTCGATCCGGCGCAGAAAGCCTCGTCGGCCAATCCCGGCAACTTGCCGGTAGGGTTTGCGCGGCACCAGAACCCGGGCAGCACCGAGCAGTTCCTGGATATCACTTGCGCGGCGTGCCATACCGGCGAATTGCGCTTCAAGGGCCAGGCAATACGGATCGACGGCGGCACGGCTCAGCACGTGCTGCCCTCCAGTGTTCCTACATTACGCGGTGGCAGTTTCGGACAAGCATTGGTCGCCAGTCTGGCGTCTACCTACTACAACCCTTGGAAATTCGAGCGCTTCGCCCGCAAAGTGCTGGGCAAGGACTACGAAGCCCGCCACGAGGAATTGCGCAAGGCCTTCAAGGCCTCCCTGGACACGTTCCTGCGGGTGGCCTGGAACGACACCCATCGTGGCCTCTACCCCACCGAAGAAGGGCCTGGCCGTACCGACGCCTTCGGTCGTATCGCCAATGCCAGCTTCGGCGACGCCATTTCGCCGCAAAACTACCGGGTGGCCAACGCCCCCGTGGATTACCCGCAGTTGTGGGACATATGGACATTCGACTGGGTGCAGTGGAACGGATCGGCCCAGCAACCGATGGCCCGCAACGTCGGTGAGGCGTTGGGGGTCGGCGCCACGCTGAATTTCTTCGACGCCCAAGGCAAACCGCTGCAGGGCGATGCGCGATACCCCTCCAGCGTGCGTGTGCGCGACTTGAACAAGATCGAAGAGACCCTGCAACTGCTCAAACCGCCTGTATGGCCGCAAGCGCTACTGGGCCCAATCGACAAACCGCTGGCCGCCAAGGGCCGGGCACTGTTTACCGAAAACTGCGTCGGCTGCCATGTACCCAAGGTGGTCCAAGGGCCCGACAGGCCGGTCCAGCAATTGCACATGCTGCCCGTGCAGGTGATCGGCACCGACCCGGGCACTGCCAATAACATCGCCGATCACCGCTTCGACCTGACCAGCCTGCAGTGGGATCCGGCCGAGCTGGCGAAGCTGGAAGTGCAACTGCACCCGACCCCAACAGAACCGCTGGACCTGAGTCAACTCTCGGTCGCCAAAGGCCTGGCCTACGTGACGGCATTCGTCGAAAACCGCGCTTACCGCGACGCCGGCGTCACCCCCGCCGAGCGCCCGGCGCTGGACGGTTTCGGCTTGCCCATCGGCGTACGTGAATTGCGCGCCTACAAAGCCCGGCCACTGGCGGGTGTCTGGGCCACGCCACCGTTCCTGCACAACGGCTCGGTGCCGACGATCTATCAACTGCTGTCCCCCCAGGATGAGCGCGCGACCACGTTCTATAAAGGCAACTTCGAATACGACCCGCGCCACCTGGGCTATCGCACCGAAGCCTTTACCAACGGTTTTCTCTTCGATACCCGCATTACCGGCAACCACAACAGCGGCCATGAATTCCGCGCGGGCGAGCGAGGCAATGGCGTCATTGGCCGCTTGCTGCAACCACAGGAACGCTGGGCCTTGCTGGAGTATTTAAAGGTGCTGGGCGGGCCATTGGAGTCGCAACTGTAA
- a CDS encoding FKBP-type peptidyl-prolyl cis-trans isomerase — protein MKQHRLAAAVALVGLVLAGCDSQTSVELKTPAQKASYGIGLNMGKSLAQEGMDDLDSKAVAQGIEDAVGKKEQKLKDEELVEAFAALQKRAEERMAKMSEESAAAGKKFLEENGKKAGVTTTASGLQYEVVKKADGPQPKPTDVVTVHYTGKLTNGTVFDSSVERGSPIDLPVSGVIPGWVEGLQLMHVGEKYKLYIPSDLAYGAQSPSPAIPANSVLVFDLELLAIKDPAKEDAAK, from the coding sequence ATGAAACAGCATCGGTTGGCGGCGGCGGTGGCCCTGGTTGGCCTGGTACTCGCGGGTTGCGACTCGCAGACCAGCGTAGAGCTGAAGACCCCGGCGCAGAAAGCTTCCTACGGTATTGGCCTGAACATGGGCAAGAGCCTGGCTCAGGAAGGCATGGATGACCTGGACTCCAAAGCGGTCGCCCAGGGCATCGAAGATGCCGTCGGCAAGAAAGAACAGAAGCTGAAAGACGAAGAACTGGTCGAAGCCTTTGCCGCGCTGCAAAAGCGTGCCGAAGAGCGCATGGCCAAGATGAGCGAAGAGTCGGCAGCCGCCGGCAAGAAATTCCTCGAAGAAAACGGCAAGAAAGCCGGTGTTACCACCACCGCTTCCGGCCTGCAGTACGAAGTGGTCAAGAAAGCCGACGGTCCACAGCCCAAGCCGACCGACGTAGTGACTGTTCACTACACCGGCAAGCTGACCAACGGCACTGTGTTCGACAGCTCCGTTGAACGTGGCAGCCCGATCGACCTGCCGGTCAGCGGCGTGATCCCGGGTTGGGTCGAAGGCCTGCAACTGATGCACGTCGGCGAGAAGTACAAGCTGTACATCCCGAGCGACCTGGCCTATGGCGCCCAGAGCCCGAGCCCGGCAATTCCGGCCAACTCGGTCCTGGTGTTCGACCTGGAACTGCTGGCGATCAAGGATCCGGCAAAAGAAGACGCAGCCAAGTAA